The sequence GGAGCGTAGGTGGGCGTCTCGGTCGGGCTGGTTGGTGTTGACCGAGGCCATGTCGATGGTCGCGTCGATGGCGACGTCCGCGAGGGTCTCGCCGATGGTGAGTGTGCCGTTGAACAGGTCGAATCGGCCGCGGACGTTGGTCAGGCCGAGGTGGCGGACCTGGAAGTAGACCCCGGAGTGTGCGGGGTCGATGGGCCAGACGCCGGCAGACAGCGGCAGGGCGCTTCCTGTCGTGGGGAGTGCTGGCGTCGACGGGTTGGACACGGATGGAGTCGTCACGACCGACCTTCCTCGAAGAACATCATGGGTTACAAAAGGTTAGTTGCCGCCTAAAATATAGCAACAGTCGGCGGTGGGGTGGCTGTCGGTACCATCGGTGGATGGGGCCGGGCGAGCGGGACGGGGTGAGCTGTCATGCGCTCACGCCGGTCTTTGCGTTGCTCGGGAAGAGGTGGAGCGGTCTGATCATCGGCACGCTGTTGGCTGGGCCGGCGCGTTTCTCGGAGATCTCCAGGCTGGTGCCCGGTGTCAGCGAGCGGATGTTGTCGGGGCGGTTGAACGAACTCGTTGCGGCCGGTCTGGTGGCCCGTGAGGTGATCGAGGGCCCGCCGGTCGGCGTCCGGTACAGGCTCACGGTCCGCGGTGAGGCGCTGCGCCCCGCGCTGGCTGAACTTGAACGCTGGGCGACCGAACACCTGATCACCGACGCCGTCGACGTCCCGCCCAGCGATCGGACCGCGCCGGTGGAGATGTAGACGCTCGCGAACCAGCTGCTTGCGGACGGGCTCTCGGTAGCCCGGTCAGGATGTGCTGGAGTGCGAGTAGTCATCGGAGTAGGAACCGGCTGGCCTGATCGCGCCGCTGCCCCGCTGGGCTGCGGCGCGATCAGGCGTCGGCGAGTCGCGTCTAGCCGGTGTGGTGTCAGGGGCGGAACACGCGCTCGGCCTCGTCACGCTGGGTGGTGTGTAGCTCCCAGTAGAGCGGAGCGATCTGCTCGGGTTGGGCTGTCGGCAGGCCGGGGATGACGGAGACACCGATCGAGGAGTCGATGCCGACGTGCGCGGCCTGGATGCCGGTGTCGGCGTCGGCGAGTTCCTTGTGCAGGTTCATCGCCCAGTTGCGTAGCGCTGCGGCGGCGGCGTTGACGTTCGCGACCCGCGGGTCTGGCCAGATCGAGCCGGCGCCGGTCGTGTAGAGCAGGGTGCCGGCGCCGGTTTCGCGCATCGTGGGCAGGACCGCTTTCGTGGCGGCGATCGCGCCGTACAGCTGGAAGTTCATCTCGAACTCCACCTCCGACGGGTCGGTCTCGGCTGGGGCGGTCAACGTGGTGATCCCGAATGTTCCGACTGGGGAGTACTCCAGGACATCGATCCCGCCGAAGTGGGTGGCGGCCTCCTTGAGCGCTTGGGTGAGCCCGGCGCGGTCGAGCACGTTCGCGGGGAACGCGGCGGCGGTGATGCCCTCGGCGCCGAGCGTGTCGACGAGCTCGTCGAGCTTGGTGCGGTTGCGGGCGATCAGGGCGACGTCGAAGCCGTGGGAGCCGAAGGTGCGGGCGATGGCCAGGCCCAGCTGGGGTCCGGCTCCGACGATGGCGAGGACAGGCATGACGAACCTTCCGAGAGAGCGATGTGGATAGGCCTATCCGATTCGCAGATCTGGATAGGCCTTTCCGGTTTGCTCGGCCAGCGTAGCACGAACCGGATAGGCCTATCCGGTTCGCTAGGATGGGGGCATGAACCCCGGAGGTCAGCCGACTGGCGGCACCGCCGAGCCCCCCGGCCAGCCGTTGCGCAGCGACGCCGAGCGCAACCGGGAGCGGATCCTCGCCGCTGCGCGGAAGGTGTTCGGACGCGACGGCCTGCACGCCTCGATGGCCTCGGTAGCCCGCGAAGCGGGCGTGGGCATCGCGACCATGTTCCGCCGCTTCCCCACGAAGGAGGAACTGGTCGCCGCGGTGTTCGCCGACCGGATGGACGCCTACGTCGCCGCTGTCGCCGCTGCCCTGGATCACCCCGACCCTTGGGACGGGTTCGCCGGGTTCATCGAGACCGTCTGCGCCATGCAGGCCGCCGACCGCGGTTTTGCTGACATCCTGACCATGACCTTCCCTGCCGCCGAAGCCCTCGAAGCCCGCCGCGCCGAGGCCTACCACGGCTTCCTCGCCCTGATCGCCCGAGCGCACGACAGCGGACACCTGCGCGAGGACTTCACCAGCCGCGATCTCGTCCTGCTGCTCATGGCCAACGCCGGCGTCGTCAACGCCACCGCGGACGCCGCCCCCGACGCCTGGCGCCGCCTCGTCGCCCTCATGATCCAGTCGTTCCGAGCCCCCTCCCGCGGCCCGCTACCTGACCCACCCGCAGAAGCCGCGCTCTACCAGGCCATGCTCCTCGCGAGCCGCGGCATCAGCGCACCAGAAGCAGTACAAGGCAACTGATCACCTGGCCGAGCATGCCGCTGACCGGCCACGCGCAGAACGGCGAGCCGCGGGTCGCCGCCGCCGGCGACACCCACAGATGGCCTGGGTCGCGGGAGATCGGAGTGGTCCCGGTGGGTCCTTCCCACGCGGAGAGCCGGGCCAGGCAGCGCGGGCACCCCGCCAGCGGCTGGGACCGGCGGGTCCGGCTTGATGGGCGCGTGGCTATGACCGCGAAAAGTGACCGCGAATGCTCGCCGGTTTGAGCCGCAGTCGAGAACTCGGGACCATGATTAATGACTTGCGGGAAGTGACCGCGCTCCTGCGCAGGAACGCGCTCGACCGAGGTCGGTGGCCGGGATCTCATCGACCAGGCGGGTGCGTGCCCAGAGCGCGAGGCTTCCAGTCCTGCGCCCAGCGGAAGGTCGGCTCCGCCGACGGCGAACTCCCCAATGACCACGTGCAGCTCGTCAGTTGGCCGTGGCACCTGGGCCGGCTCGGTCTGGCATGCATGCGCCCTCTGGCTGGAGGCCGCCCCGCCGGGGGCGCCATGTCCGCCACCGGACAGACCTGCCGTCACGTTCGTACTCGCGGTGGAAGCGCATTCCCCGCTTGGCCCCGTGCGGGAAGGGCGTGTCAGGTGCGGGCGACTCCGCAGTAGCTGCCGACGGCGGTGGGGGTGGTGTCGGGTGCGGGTCGCCACAGCGAGGTGGAGACGACGCCCGGTGCGACGAGGTGCAGGCCGTCGAAGAACCGGGCGATCTGTTCGGGGGTGCGTGCGTAGTACGGGTCGCCGGCTTCCTCGCGGCGGCGGGAAGCCTCGCGGGCCGCGGCGGCGGCCTCGTCGGTGCGGCTCGTGCCGTCGTTGACGACGAGGTAGCTTCCGGCCGGCACGGCGTCGACGAGTCGTTTGACGATGCTGTGGGCCTCGTCGGTGTCGGCGACGTTGCCGAGGATGCCCAGCATCATCAGCGCGACCGGTCGGGTGAGGTCCAGGGTGCGGGCCGCGGCGGCCAGGATGGTGTCGGGGTCGTGGACGTCGGCGTCGACGTAGGCGGTCCTGCCGCCTGGTGTGCTGGTCAGCAGAGCGCGGGCGTGCATCAGGACCAGCGGGTCCTTGTCCACATAGACGATCCGGGCATCCGGGGCGACCAGCTGGGCTACCTCATGGGTGTTATCGGCGGTCGGCAGGCCGGTGCCGATATCGAGGAACCCGCGGATGCCCGCCTCACCGGCGAGGAACCGTACGGCTCGGCCGAGGAACGCACGCGACTCGCGGGCAATATCGATGATCTCCGGGTAGACGTCGCGGACCTGCTCGCCGACGGCCCGGTCGATGGGGTAGTTGTCTTTCCCGCCCAGCCAGTAGTTCCACACCCGCGCCGAGTGCGGGACGGACGTTTCGATCATGGGTGGCGGGCCGCTGTCAGGGTCAGGCGCGTTCGTCGTCACCGTGGCCTCTTTCAACGTGTCGTTTCCGTAGAGCCTAGACTCCCACACCTCCTCGGTCGCCACCGAGTGTCGCACACTGTTGACGCTCTCGTGACTCTCGGTTGGATTGCCGTGCGGCGTGGCGGGCCGCCGTTCGCGCCAGTACACAGCCGCCGTCAGCGGCTTTGCGGGCCACGGGTGCACGCACGGACCGGCGGGCCGTCACCAAGCGTTCAGCAAGCCCCTCGGCCCCGGCGGCTGGTGCTGATCCTCACTGTTTTCTCGCCGTCAACGAGGAGGCGTGAGCGCAATCAGGGCTGGGTTGCTGGTGACCCAGAAGGCTATGATGTGAACACACTGTCACTTTCAACATGTCCAGCGGTTCTAGCGGCTCCAGCGCGACGACGTCCCAACCAGCGAGCGGAAGCGGGGAACCAGGCGTGGCTGTTCCCCCGGGCAGCGGGCCGACCGTGCGCCGAATCCTCCTCGGCTCCCAGCTACGGCGGCTCCGGGAACGCAACGACATCAGCCGCGAGGACGCCGGCTACCACATCCGCGCCTCCGAATCGAAGATCAGCCGCCTGGAGCTCGGCCGGGTCGGATTCAAGAAACGCGACGTCGAGGACCTGCTCACCCTCTACCAGGTAACGGACCAGGCCGAACGCGCCCACGTTCTGACCCTGGTCCGCGAAGCCAACCAGCAGGGTTGGTGGCAGCCCTACGCCGATGTCCTTCCCTCCTGGTTCCAGCCCTACATCGACCTTGAGGAATCAGCCTCACTCATCCGGTCCTACGAGCTGCAGTTCATCCCCGGACTCCTGCAAACCGAGGAGTACGCCCGCGCCGTCATGTCCCGGCGACCAGGCGTGCCCAAAGACGTCATCGATGGGCGCGTCGAGGTACGGATGACCCGCCAGAAGCTGCTCACCCGACCCGACGGCCCACGGCTGTGGATGGTCATCGACGAAGCCGCGTTACGCCGCCGGATCGGCGGGCGACGCATCGCCCGGACGCAGATCGCGCATCTCCTCGCGCTCACCGACCATCCCACGCTGACCCTGCAGGTGACACCATTCACCGCCGGCAGCCACGCCGCCGACGGCGGCGCGTTCAGCATCCTGCGGTTCCCCGACCCCGACCTCACCGACCTCGTCTACCTGGAACGACTCACCGGCGCCTCGTACCTCGACAAACGCGACGACGTCGACGAATACACCATCGCCATGAACCAGCTCTGCCTCGACAGCGCCACCCCCGACCGCACCACCGGCATCCTCCACGAGATCACCAAAACCCTGTAGGCAGCGAGTCACCCACGCACCAACCCAACCGCCGTGCTCGCGCGCGGCTACCGCGACGGCTCGGCCTCGCAGCCCGACCCGCCGTCGTCGACGTCGGAACCAGCCACAGAGCGCGCTTACCAGACAGCCCGTCGCGGCAACCCGCGTCCACCTCACCGAGCTCGGGGTAGGCGTCGTCGGTGGTGTGGCCGATCTGGGCGACGACGGTGAGCATCCTGGCCGGTTCACCTTGTAGACGTGGGCATTGTCCGCGCAGTAGACGTCGCCGGTGGTGTCGACGGCGAACTGGCCGTCGAGCTCACCACCGGTCCGCTCGGCGCACTCGCCGCCCGCGACGGCCGACTCTACGGGACCGACCTCGAACACAACGAGATCAAGATGCTCAGTGCCGGTGGCCACGTCACCACCGTCGCCGGCACCGGCACACAGGGCGACA is a genomic window of Pseudofrankia inefficax containing:
- a CDS encoding SAM-dependent methyltransferase, giving the protein MIETSVPHSARVWNYWLGGKDNYPIDRAVGEQVRDVYPEIIDIARESRAFLGRAVRFLAGEAGIRGFLDIGTGLPTADNTHEVAQLVAPDARIVYVDKDPLVLMHARALLTSTPGGRTAYVDADVHDPDTILAAAARTLDLTRPVALMMLGILGNVADTDEAHSIVKRLVDAVPAGSYLVVNDGTSRTDEAAAAAREASRRREEAGDPYYARTPEQIARFFDGLHLVAPGVVSTSLWRPAPDTTPTAVGSYCGVART
- a CDS encoding TetR/AcrR family transcriptional regulator — encoded protein: MNPGGQPTGGTAEPPGQPLRSDAERNRERILAAARKVFGRDGLHASMASVAREAGVGIATMFRRFPTKEELVAAVFADRMDAYVAAVAAALDHPDPWDGFAGFIETVCAMQAADRGFADILTMTFPAAEALEARRAEAYHGFLALIARAHDSGHLREDFTSRDLVLLLMANAGVVNATADAAPDAWRRLVALMIQSFRAPSRGPLPDPPAEAALYQAMLLASRGISAPEAVQGN
- a CDS encoding winged helix-turn-helix transcriptional regulator; protein product: MGPGERDGVSCHALTPVFALLGKRWSGLIIGTLLAGPARFSEISRLVPGVSERMLSGRLNELVAAGLVAREVIEGPPVGVRYRLTVRGEALRPALAELERWATEHLITDAVDVPPSDRTAPVEM
- a CDS encoding helix-turn-helix domain-containing protein; its protein translation is MAVPPGSGPTVRRILLGSQLRRLRERNDISREDAGYHIRASESKISRLELGRVGFKKRDVEDLLTLYQVTDQAERAHVLTLVREANQQGWWQPYADVLPSWFQPYIDLEESASLIRSYELQFIPGLLQTEEYARAVMSRRPGVPKDVIDGRVEVRMTRQKLLTRPDGPRLWMVIDEAALRRRIGGRRIARTQIAHLLALTDHPTLTLQVTPFTAGSHAADGGAFSILRFPDPDLTDLVYLERLTGASYLDKRDDVDEYTIAMNQLCLDSATPDRTTGILHEITKTL
- a CDS encoding SDR family NAD(P)-dependent oxidoreductase, with product MPVLAIVGAGPQLGLAIARTFGSHGFDVALIARNRTKLDELVDTLGAEGITAAAFPANVLDRAGLTQALKEAATHFGGIDVLEYSPVGTFGITTLTAPAETDPSEVEFEMNFQLYGAIAATKAVLPTMRETGAGTLLYTTGAGSIWPDPRVANVNAAAAALRNWAMNLHKELADADTGIQAAHVGIDSSIGVSVIPGLPTAQPEQIAPLYWELHTTQRDEAERVFRP